A region from the Candidatus Persebacteraceae bacterium Df01 genome encodes:
- a CDS encoding substrate-binding domain-containing protein produces the protein MFIVNGQMPFYLRSLLLRLFCYLLCAAAVSTAAADRSLLLAVTTSTENSGLLGYLLPDFKKQCDCEVRVLAVGSGKALVLGKNGDVDLLLTHAPDDEERFIAEGFGVDRRAVMYNDFVIVGPPHDPADIGGLNIADALFRLSKKQESSFISRGDESGTHKKERTLWENLAIFPAGDWYVSAGTGMGQVLLIANELRAYTLSDRGTYLAFRDKIDLRIVVENFPLLRNPYSVMRVNPQRHPHTQVELASHFADWLVAPATQQRIGKYRYHGEQLFVPSVNN, from the coding sequence ATGTTCATTGTTAACGGTCAGATGCCTTTTTATCTGCGCTCGTTGTTGTTGCGATTATTTTGTTATTTGCTTTGTGCGGCGGCAGTAAGCACTGCCGCCGCAGATAGGTCTTTACTGTTAGCGGTAACCACTAGCACCGAAAATTCAGGGCTGCTAGGCTATTTGTTGCCGGATTTTAAAAAGCAATGTGATTGCGAAGTGCGTGTGCTTGCTGTTGGCAGTGGCAAAGCGCTGGTACTAGGAAAAAACGGTGATGTGGATTTATTACTTACTCACGCGCCGGACGATGAAGAACGTTTTATCGCCGAAGGCTTTGGTGTGGACCGTCGTGCCGTTATGTACAACGATTTTGTCATTGTGGGACCGCCACACGATCCAGCTGACATTGGTGGTTTGAATATTGCCGATGCACTATTCAGGCTTTCAAAGAAACAAGAAAGTTCCTTTATCTCTCGTGGTGATGAATCTGGAACTCACAAAAAAGAACGCACGTTGTGGGAGAACCTCGCAATTTTTCCTGCAGGTGATTGGTACGTATCTGCAGGTACTGGCATGGGGCAGGTGCTGCTGATAGCCAACGAATTACGCGCCTACACACTCTCGGACAGGGGAACCTATCTTGCTTTTCGCGACAAAATTGATTTGCGCATTGTAGTGGAAAATTTCCCGCTGTTACGCAATCCGTACAGCGTTATGCGAGTAAATCCACAACGGCACCCGCATACTCAAGTGGAATTAGCGTCGCATTTTGCTGACTGGTTGGTTGCGCCTGCAACTCAGCAGCGCATCGGTAAATATCGTTATCATGGAGAACAATTGTTTGTCCCCAGCGTTAACAATTAA
- a CDS encoding M48 family metallopeptidase encodes MNFFESQDRAKRNTSWLVLMFVFALLGLVTLLYAGVHWLMLGQPPSPTTLDKPLLVDVAVGVLALVSIGSIYKIIALNTGGGEAVAQSMGGRLVLPSTDHPEERRLLNIVGEMALAVGCPVPQVYLIPDTSVNAFAAGTKPGNAVIGVTAGALSTFSRDEMQGVIAHEFSHIINGDMRLSMRLIGIIHGIMLLSYLGYFLLRSSFFLSMSRSSSREGGAAAMAIPAAGLALIVIGAVGAFFGGLIRAAVSRQREFLADASAVQFTRNPDGIGGALQKIGVRSGMLKNPKAAEVAHMFFAKGAGMSFSGLMATHPPLNERIQRIVPQWDGTSAIGTGLDKLPVASPDVITTHAAAANFSSNLASTQQGTAQQATPPDLFAMLFGKNEKATQLTTQAGKTHAAALTAASCVIDNLSPILQTALSDSYSTRALVYAMLLDRNNEGCRRTQCEHLHNFADAGVYKLTMRLEPEIVRLSRAVCLPLLLRTPPALRLMSPVQYERFANNVLALISADAAVDLFEWSVEAVLLHHLQDYFGRVKKESLPTTQEAMTYALSMLAQAGHSQTAATAFATAQQGLNLRFSDEAFSPEKLSLSMRRLNTMPSQQKARFLQSAANCAAHDGVINSDEGELLRAYAALLDCPLPPVSEASLS; translated from the coding sequence ATGAATTTCTTTGAATCACAGGATCGAGCTAAACGTAACACTAGCTGGCTGGTATTGATGTTTGTTTTCGCTTTGCTGGGGCTTGTTACGTTGCTTTACGCTGGTGTGCATTGGCTTATGCTAGGGCAGCCACCTTCGCCGACGACGTTAGATAAACCGTTACTGGTAGATGTTGCCGTCGGAGTTTTGGCGCTGGTGAGTATCGGTTCCATATACAAAATTATTGCCCTCAATACTGGTGGCGGCGAAGCTGTTGCACAGAGCATGGGCGGGAGGTTAGTACTTCCTTCCACTGATCACCCAGAAGAACGACGGTTACTTAATATCGTTGGTGAAATGGCATTGGCAGTAGGTTGTCCGGTGCCGCAGGTGTATCTTATCCCCGACACCTCTGTCAATGCTTTTGCTGCTGGTACCAAACCTGGCAATGCGGTTATTGGTGTTACTGCTGGCGCGCTCAGCACTTTTAGTCGAGATGAAATGCAAGGTGTTATCGCGCACGAATTTAGTCACATTATTAACGGCGATATGCGACTTAGTATGCGTCTGATTGGCATAATTCACGGTATCATGTTGCTGTCATATTTAGGCTATTTTTTGTTGCGGTCATCGTTTTTTCTATCTATGTCGCGTTCGTCAAGCAGAGAGGGTGGGGCGGCGGCAATGGCGATTCCAGCGGCAGGATTAGCGTTGATTGTTATCGGCGCAGTCGGTGCATTTTTTGGTGGCTTGATTCGTGCTGCTGTTAGCCGTCAGCGTGAATTTTTAGCTGACGCTAGTGCTGTGCAATTTACCCGCAATCCTGACGGCATCGGCGGCGCACTCCAAAAAATTGGCGTGCGTAGCGGAATGCTCAAAAATCCTAAAGCGGCAGAAGTTGCACACATGTTTTTTGCTAAAGGAGCGGGCATGTCGTTTTCCGGACTGATGGCGACTCACCCGCCGCTCAACGAGCGTATTCAGCGTATTGTGCCGCAATGGGATGGCACTTCTGCTATTGGTACAGGGTTGGATAAACTGCCTGTGGCTTCACCAGATGTGATTACTACTCATGCTGCTGCCGCTAATTTTTCCAGTAATCTCGCCTCAACCCAGCAAGGCACAGCACAACAAGCAACACCGCCGGATTTATTTGCTATGCTTTTTGGTAAAAATGAAAAGGCAACGCAACTCACGACCCAAGCTGGAAAAACCCATGCTGCAGCACTAACTGCTGCTAGTTGTGTGATTGACAACCTCTCGCCAATATTGCAAACTGCTTTGAGTGATTCATATTCCACCCGGGCGCTGGTGTATGCGATGTTGCTAGATCGCAATAATGAAGGCTGTCGTCGCACCCAGTGCGAACATCTGCACAACTTTGCAGATGCTGGCGTTTATAAATTAACTATGCGTTTAGAGCCAGAAATCGTACGTCTTTCGCGTGCGGTTTGTCTACCTTTGTTATTGCGTACACCTCCGGCTTTGCGGCTTATGTCGCCGGTGCAATATGAGCGCTTTGCCAACAATGTACTCGCGCTCATCTCTGCTGATGCTGCTGTGGATTTGTTTGAATGGAGCGTAGAGGCGGTGTTACTGCACCACTTACAGGATTATTTTGGCAGGGTAAAAAAGGAGTCTTTGCCGACTACGCAAGAGGCAATGACCTATGCTTTGTCCATGTTGGCACAAGCTGGACACTCTCAAACGGCGGCAACTGCTTTTGCTACGGCACAGCAGGGACTTAACTTGCGATTTTCCGATGAAGCATTTTCACCAGAAAAATTATCTTTATCTATGCGACGACTGAACACGATGCCATCACAGCAAAAAGCGCGTTTTTTGCAAAGTGCTGCTAACTGTGCTGCTCATGATGGCGTTATTAATTCTGATGAAGGAGAATTATTGCGAGCTTATGCTGCCTTGTTGGACTGTCCATTGCCTCCAGTATCAGAAGCAAGTTTAAGCTAA
- the iscU gene encoding Fe-S cluster assembly scaffold IscU → MAYSQKVMDHYENPRNVGSFGKDDKNVGTGMVGAPACGDVMKLQIKVNEQGLIEDAKFKTYGCGSAIASSSLITEWVRGKSLDAAASIKNTEIAQELTLPPVKIHCSILAEDAIKAAVADYRKKHPETASAS, encoded by the coding sequence ATGGCATACAGTCAAAAAGTAATGGATCATTATGAAAACCCGCGTAATGTGGGATCTTTTGGTAAAGACGATAAAAACGTGGGCACTGGTATGGTTGGAGCACCAGCTTGTGGCGATGTAATGAAATTACAAATTAAGGTTAACGAACAAGGCTTGATTGAAGACGCTAAATTCAAAACCTATGGTTGCGGTTCGGCTATTGCTTCATCTTCACTTATCACCGAGTGGGTGCGTGGCAAATCTTTAGACGCTGCCGCCAGCATTAAAAACACCGAAATTGCACAAGAGTTAACCCTACCACCGGTCAAAATTCACTGCTCTATCCTTGCCGAAGACGCCATCAAAGCAGCTGTTGCCGATTACCGCAAAAAGCACCCCGAAACCGCATCTGCTTCATAA
- a CDS encoding iron-sulfur cluster assembly accessory protein, which yields MAISLTASAAEHVRRCLGDRTKQAVGIRLGVRSSGCSGLAYVVEYANSLQDGDLTFDSHGVTVVTDPKSLVHMEGMEVDYVREGLQEGLKFNNPNVKDSCGCGESFTT from the coding sequence ATGGCCATTTCGCTTACCGCCAGTGCAGCTGAGCACGTTCGCCGCTGTCTTGGCGATCGCACCAAACAAGCCGTTGGTATTCGATTGGGTGTCAGATCCTCGGGTTGCTCCGGCTTAGCATACGTAGTGGAATACGCCAATAGTTTACAAGATGGTGACTTAACCTTTGATTCTCACGGCGTAACGGTAGTCACCGACCCCAAATCACTAGTGCACATGGAAGGTATGGAAGTAGATTATGTGCGTGAGGGCTTGCAAGAGGGGTTGAAATTTAACAATCCCAATGTCAAAGACAGTTGCGGTTGCGGGGAAAGTTTTACTACTTAA
- the hscB gene encoding Fe-S protein assembly co-chaperone HscB — MISSDDFFSCDYFSLFALSQSITVDNKQLQERYQSLQRSVHPDRFAAAPTADKRAAMQMASRVNEAYQTLRTPLRCAAYLLSLRGISALAENNTVMPPDFLMQQLEWREALEEAENDTAALATLRKEIETTVTTVQYDTTTHLANNDNEAAANAVRRWHYLQKMLDDIA, encoded by the coding sequence ATGATATCGTCCGACGACTTTTTCTCTTGTGATTATTTTTCGCTGTTTGCCTTATCGCAGTCTATAACAGTGGATAATAAACAATTGCAAGAGCGTTACCAATCTCTACAACGCTCCGTGCATCCCGATCGTTTCGCCGCAGCACCAACAGCAGACAAGCGTGCTGCTATGCAGATGGCCAGTCGCGTAAACGAGGCCTACCAAACACTACGCACTCCATTACGTTGTGCTGCTTATTTGCTTTCTTTGCGTGGAATATCGGCGCTGGCCGAAAACAATACTGTTATGCCACCAGATTTTTTAATGCAACAACTGGAATGGCGCGAGGCGCTAGAAGAGGCCGAAAATGATACAGCTGCATTGGCAACGCTGCGGAAAGAGATTGAAACAACAGTAACGACAGTACAATATGATACAACCACTCATTTGGCTAATAATGATAATGAAGCTGCCGCAAACGCCGTGCGTCGCTGGCATTATTTGCAAAAAATGCTGGACGACATAGCATGA
- the hscA gene encoding Fe-S protein assembly chaperone HscA, producing the protein MTIFQIQEPEERQPETIERRLAVGIDLGTTNSLVAVIGEGNIPQVLDDGGGAIVPSVVRYAADGTVAVGQEALTTFIDTPKQVIASVKRLMGRSTADVRNSYQYDYATDKDGIARIQTAAGDKTPIEISAEILRCLRRRAETVCGAKVAGAVITVPAYFDDAQRQATKDAARLAGLTVYRLLNEPTAAAVAYGLDNAEEGVYVVYDLGGGTFDVSVLRLQKGVFEVLSTGGNTALGGDDYDRALAELAAHKMALPKLDGNDELRLVAAARTAKEELSAAPKVTLRAQLSASAVQCEITADEFTAATEPLTTATVRACQAVLRDATLSPKEISNVVLVGGATRMPMIKAAVANFFGRTPYDKLNPDEVVSLGAAAQADVLAGNRRGDDWLLLDIIPLSLGLETMGGLTEKIIRRNTAVPIEKAQEFTTHQDGQTAMKIHVVQGERELVRDCRSLATFTLSGIPPLPAGSARVRVSFQVDADGLLSVTAEERETGKQSKVTVKPTYGLDETQMLKILEDAFSHATEDANSRRLSEKRQEAKNLLRATQKTLSDSAELLSSDENAAIKNAITALQQALASEDVQSISNNIKRLEEAGADFALRRMNADIKKILTNKIPNNI; encoded by the coding sequence ATGACAATATTTCAAATTCAGGAGCCAGAAGAGCGCCAGCCCGAAACGATTGAGCGTCGTCTAGCGGTGGGCATTGATTTAGGCACTACCAATTCACTGGTGGCAGTAATCGGTGAAGGCAATATTCCTCAGGTGCTGGATGACGGCGGCGGTGCCATTGTGCCCTCAGTGGTACGCTATGCCGCTGACGGCACTGTAGCAGTGGGACAAGAAGCACTGACGACTTTTATTGATACACCAAAACAAGTAATTGCTTCGGTCAAACGGTTAATGGGTAGAAGCACGGCGGATGTACGCAACAGCTATCAATATGATTATGCCACTGACAAAGACGGTATTGCGCGCATTCAAACTGCCGCTGGAGACAAAACACCGATAGAAATATCAGCGGAAATTTTACGCTGTTTGCGTCGCCGCGCCGAAACAGTATGCGGCGCCAAAGTCGCTGGCGCTGTTATTACAGTGCCGGCGTACTTTGACGACGCTCAACGACAGGCGACCAAAGATGCTGCCCGACTTGCAGGATTAACCGTATACCGGCTGCTAAACGAGCCTACCGCCGCCGCAGTAGCATACGGGTTGGATAACGCCGAAGAAGGCGTATATGTGGTGTACGATTTAGGTGGTGGTACTTTTGATGTGTCGGTATTACGCTTGCAAAAAGGCGTCTTTGAAGTGCTCTCTACTGGGGGCAATACGGCGCTGGGCGGCGATGACTATGACCGCGCGTTGGCAGAATTGGCAGCACATAAAATGGCGCTACCAAAACTAGACGGCAACGATGAGTTACGTTTAGTCGCCGCTGCGCGAACTGCTAAGGAAGAACTATCCGCTGCACCGAAAGTAACATTACGCGCGCAATTATCAGCAAGCGCGGTGCAATGCGAAATAACGGCAGATGAATTTACTGCCGCCACCGAGCCGCTTACCACTGCCACGGTACGCGCATGCCAGGCGGTACTGCGCGATGCCACTCTGTCACCAAAAGAAATAAGCAACGTAGTGCTGGTAGGCGGAGCAACGCGCATGCCAATGATAAAAGCTGCGGTTGCTAATTTTTTTGGGCGCACGCCCTATGACAAACTTAATCCCGATGAAGTCGTAAGTTTAGGCGCAGCAGCGCAGGCAGATGTGCTGGCCGGAAACCGACGTGGTGATGACTGGCTACTGTTGGACATTATTCCACTATCATTAGGGCTAGAAACGATGGGTGGTCTGACAGAAAAAATTATTCGCCGCAACACTGCCGTCCCTATAGAAAAAGCACAAGAATTCACCACCCACCAAGACGGACAAACAGCGATGAAAATTCACGTGGTACAGGGTGAGCGCGAGCTCGTCCGTGACTGTCGATCGTTAGCAACGTTTACCTTGTCGGGTATTCCCCCACTACCTGCGGGTTCGGCGCGAGTGCGAGTTTCATTTCAGGTAGATGCCGACGGATTATTATCGGTTACGGCAGAGGAGCGCGAAACCGGAAAACAATCAAAGGTCACCGTTAAGCCAACGTATGGTTTAGATGAAACCCAAATGTTAAAAATTTTGGAGGATGCATTTTCTCATGCTACCGAAGACGCTAACAGTCGCCGTTTGAGTGAAAAACGGCAGGAAGCAAAAAATTTGTTACGCGCAACGCAAAAAACTTTATCGGACTCTGCTGAATTACTATCTTCCGACGAAAATGCTGCCATCAAAAACGCCATTACCGCCTTGCAGCAAGCTTTGGCCAGCGAAGACGTACAATCCATCTCCAACAATATTAAACGACTAGAAGAAGCGGGTGCCGATTTTGCCTTGCGTCGTATGAATGCAGATATTAAAAAAATATTAACTAACAAAATACCGAATAATATTTGA
- the fdx gene encoding ISC system 2Fe-2S type ferredoxin, producing the protein MPKITVLPHAELCPNGAELLCPAGKTICDVLLEKHIDIEHACEKSCACTTCHVIVRNGYNCLNEASEEEEDMLDKAWGLESESRLSCQAVVTDIDLVVEIPKYTINLARENN; encoded by the coding sequence ATGCCCAAAATAACTGTATTACCACATGCTGAATTGTGCCCAAATGGAGCGGAGTTACTTTGCCCTGCTGGCAAGACTATTTGTGATGTGCTGCTTGAGAAGCACATTGATATTGAGCACGCTTGCGAAAAATCCTGTGCCTGCACTACCTGTCATGTAATCGTTCGTAATGGCTATAATTGTTTAAATGAAGCCAGCGAAGAAGAAGAAGATATGCTGGATAAAGCTTGGGGGTTAGAGTCTGAGTCACGATTGTCATGCCAAGCCGTTGTCACCGACATTGATTTAGTAGTGGAAATTCCGAAATATACAATTAATTTAGCTAGGGAAAATAACTAA
- the iscX gene encoding Fe-S cluster assembly protein IscX — MKWTDTLDIAIALIEKHPDIDPLTVRFTDMHRWICELEGFDDNPEASNERILEAIQMTWINEAD; from the coding sequence ATGAAATGGACAGATACGCTGGATATTGCCATTGCGTTAATTGAAAAACATCCAGATATTGACCCGCTAACCGTGCGCTTTACTGATATGCACCGCTGGATATGTGAACTGGAAGGCTTTGATGATAATCCGGAAGCCTCAAACGAGCGCATTCTAGAAGCCATCCAAATGACGTGGATTAACGAAGCGGACTGA
- a CDS encoding prepilin peptidase codes for MYSLIIIAALFGLLWGSFLNVVIYRLPRMQISGIVRRGKPLAFLALPLSYCPHCEEGIKPYHNVPLISFLLLLGRAKCCGAPISIRYPLVEASGALIAAGSLAHFGWNLDALLAGIFLSILLVAAVIDLQRYYLLDTLTLPLLWLGLLVNIDSRFTSLEEAVLGATGGYLLMFGLAAAASFMLKKTAMGGGDFKLMAALGAWLGWETLFVLLFLAALFGLLLAGMRYLARGRAHRIPFGPALALAGAVMLFWGDKMILTYLSYIGG; via the coding sequence TTGTACAGCCTTATTATCATTGCCGCCCTATTTGGTTTACTTTGGGGCAGTTTTTTAAATGTAGTAATTTATCGTCTGCCGCGAATGCAAATTTCCGGTATTGTGCGCCGCGGTAAACCGCTCGCCTTTTTAGCATTACCGTTATCTTACTGCCCACACTGCGAAGAGGGGATTAAGCCATATCACAATGTACCGCTCATCAGTTTTCTGTTGTTACTCGGACGCGCAAAATGTTGTGGTGCTCCCATCAGCATTCGTTATCCACTGGTTGAAGCGAGTGGCGCGCTTATAGCCGCCGGTTCTCTTGCGCATTTTGGCTGGAACCTTGACGCATTATTGGCTGGAATATTCTTATCTATACTACTGGTGGCAGCGGTAATTGACCTACAACGCTATTATTTGTTGGATACGCTGACACTACCTTTGCTATGGCTGGGATTACTTGTCAATATTGATTCGCGTTTTACATCGCTAGAGGAAGCGGTACTGGGTGCTACCGGCGGCTATTTACTTATGTTTGGGTTGGCAGCGGCGGCATCTTTTATGCTTAAAAAAACAGCAATGGGAGGCGGTGATTTTAAGTTAATGGCAGCACTTGGCGCCTGGCTTGGTTGGGAAACTTTGTTTGTACTGTTGTTTCTAGCGGCACTTTTCGGGTTGTTGTTAGCCGGAATGCGCTATTTAGCTCGAGGGCGAGCACATCGCATCCCCTTCGGACCAGCACTGGCCTTAGCCGGCGCTGTTATGCTATTTTGGGGCGATAAAATGATCCTTACCTATTTGTCTTATATCGGAGGATAA
- the coaE gene encoding dephospho-CoA kinase (Dephospho-CoA kinase (CoaE) performs the final step in coenzyme A biosynthesis.), with amino-acid sequence MGLTGGLASGKSEATSIFSALGATVIDADETGRRLTTNGGSALPALRHTLGAWAFDNTGNLRRHEVRQRVFSDLAMRTALQKTLHPLIEKDMRRQMAAVDSSYYLILSVPLLFETDMFTADCHRVAVTDCEPTTQIARACRRDKISELEAKSIIATQLPRGERLARADDIIHNDADLAALRQAVENCHHQYIKIAPKERIPT; translated from the coding sequence GTGGGATTAACCGGCGGCTTAGCAAGTGGCAAAAGCGAGGCAACATCTATTTTTTCCGCACTAGGCGCGACAGTAATAGATGCCGATGAAACCGGTCGTCGCCTAACCACCAACGGCGGTTCAGCCCTGCCGGCTTTGCGCCACACCTTAGGGGCATGGGCTTTTGATAATACCGGCAACTTACGAAGACATGAAGTAAGGCAACGAGTGTTTTCCGACCTCGCTATGCGTACGGCACTACAAAAAACTTTGCATCCACTAATTGAAAAAGATATGCGCCGACAAATGGCTGCGGTGGATAGCAGTTACTATCTAATATTGTCAGTACCCTTGCTTTTTGAAACTGATATGTTTACCGCTGATTGCCATCGTGTCGCGGTGACAGATTGTGAACCTACTACACAAATCGCCCGTGCTTGCCGGCGCGACAAGATTTCCGAATTAGAGGCAAAATCCATTATAGCGACACAATTACCGCGTGGTGAGCGATTAGCACGCGCAGATGATATTATTCACAATGATGCAGACTTGGCTGCGTTACGGCAAGCAGTAGAAAATTGCCATCACCAGTATATAAAAATAGCGCCCAAAGAAAGAATACCAACATGA
- the hisB gene encoding imidazoleglycerol-phosphate dehydratase HisB encodes MTELTPRRAEIKRHTAETKIEASLLLDGDGTSEISTCLPFLDHMLAQTTRHGHLKLQLSAQGDLHIDAHHTVEDCGIVFGEALLQALGNKAGIARFGYAYAPLDESLARVVVDFSGRSSLTYQVTLAQTVVGGMEADLLREFFQALSNNAKLTLHVDLLRGINAHHQAESVFKAFGLALRMAVMRIGNELPSTKGVL; translated from the coding sequence ATGACCGAATTAACTCCCCGCCGCGCTGAAATAAAGCGACACACGGCAGAAACTAAGATAGAAGCATCTTTGTTGCTAGACGGCGACGGCACGTCAGAAATTAGTACCTGTCTGCCGTTTCTGGATCACATGTTGGCACAAACGACACGACACGGGCATTTGAAATTGCAACTGTCTGCCCAAGGTGACTTGCATATTGACGCGCATCACACAGTGGAAGATTGCGGCATTGTATTTGGTGAGGCGCTGTTGCAAGCGCTTGGTAATAAAGCTGGCATCGCCCGTTTTGGTTATGCTTACGCACCACTGGATGAGTCACTAGCACGCGTAGTGGTGGATTTTTCAGGACGCTCATCATTGACATATCAAGTTACGCTAGCTCAAACCGTCGTCGGTGGCATGGAGGCTGATTTGTTGCGTGAATTTTTTCAGGCATTAAGCAACAATGCCAAGCTTACGTTACATGTGGATTTGTTACGCGGTATCAACGCGCACCATCAAGCGGAAAGCGTGTTTAAAGCCTTTGGATTAGCATTACGCATGGCGGTAATGCGCATTGGCAATGAACTACCCAGCACTAAAGGCGTTTTATGA
- the hisH gene encoding imidazole glycerol phosphate synthase subunit HisH, with product MIAIVDYGMGNLYSVEAGLRRAGASSKMVQTAADIDSADKVVFPGDGHFLACMNALNKRGLRDAVLRAAAKKPFFGICVGMQVLYESSEEAPDTPGLAVLPGHIRHLPEVAGKIPHMGWNTVQHTRAHPMLNGVPENSRFYFIHSYYAEPNACTIGIAEYSTAMTAIAEHCNVWATQFHPEKSGRWGAQLLKNFVAA from the coding sequence ATGATTGCAATTGTGGATTACGGCATGGGCAATTTGTATTCTGTTGAAGCAGGTCTGCGCCGTGCCGGCGCTAGCTCAAAAATGGTACAAACCGCTGCTGATATTGATTCTGCCGACAAAGTGGTGTTTCCCGGAGATGGCCATTTTTTAGCCTGCATGAACGCACTAAACAAACGCGGCTTACGGGACGCAGTGTTACGAGCAGCAGCAAAAAAACCATTTTTCGGAATTTGCGTCGGCATGCAAGTGCTGTATGAAAGTAGTGAAGAGGCGCCTGATACACCTGGGCTAGCCGTATTACCGGGACACATTCGCCACTTACCGGAAGTAGCTGGAAAAATCCCTCACATGGGATGGAACACTGTACAGCATACACGCGCCCACCCTATGCTTAATGGCGTGCCTGAAAATTCACGTTTTTATTTTATTCATTCTTACTATGCCGAACCCAACGCATGCACCATCGGCATCGCTGAATATAGCACCGCCATGACGGCTATTGCCGAACATTGCAATGTGTGGGCAACACAATTCCACCCTGAAAAAAGCGGCCGCTGGGGAGCTCAATTACTAAAAAACTTTGTCGCCGCTTAA
- the rho gene encoding transcription termination factor Rho: protein MHLSELRAMHISDLVTMAQEAGVEKSARLRKQELLFAMLKLRAKNGVRIYGEGTLEALPDGYGFLRYADQSYVAGLGDIYVSPQQIRRLNLSSGDSVAGLVRTPRDNERYFSLLHPDTVNGVSVNDAANQRKILFENLTPLFPNEPFRLERDLRAEENITGRMVDIIAPIGKGQRGLLVASPKSGKTVILQHIAKAIEENYPDVCLIVLLIDERPEEVTEMTRSVRGDVISSTFDEAATRHVQVAEMVIERAKRLVEARKDVVILLDSITRLARAYNSVQPSSGRVLSGGVDAQALQRPKRFFGAARNIEEGGSLTIIATALVETGSKMDEVIYEEFKGTGNMEIHLDRRIAEKRVYPALQIARSSTRREELLLDSEVLKNVWVLRKALATMDDDKACEFLLDRMRQTKTNEEFFNLMKRGI, encoded by the coding sequence GTGCATCTTAGCGAATTGCGCGCCATGCACATTAGCGATTTAGTTACTATGGCACAAGAGGCCGGTGTAGAAAAATCTGCTCGCCTACGCAAACAAGAATTGCTTTTTGCCATGCTTAAATTACGCGCTAAAAACGGTGTGCGTATTTATGGTGAGGGAACGCTGGAAGCTTTGCCTGACGGTTATGGTTTTTTGCGTTATGCTGACCAGTCTTACGTTGCTGGACTGGGAGATATTTATGTCAGCCCGCAACAGATTCGGCGTTTGAATCTTAGTAGTGGCGATTCGGTAGCAGGTTTGGTGCGCACGCCACGCGACAACGAGCGTTATTTTTCATTATTGCACCCAGATACTGTTAACGGTGTTAGCGTCAATGATGCCGCCAATCAGCGAAAAATTTTATTTGAAAATCTCACACCGTTATTTCCAAATGAGCCTTTTCGTTTGGAGCGTGATTTGCGTGCCGAAGAAAACATTACCGGACGTATGGTTGATATCATTGCTCCTATAGGTAAAGGACAGCGCGGTTTGCTGGTTGCGTCGCCCAAAAGCGGAAAAACCGTGATATTGCAACACATTGCTAAGGCAATTGAAGAAAATTACCCCGATGTTTGTCTTATTGTATTGTTAATAGACGAGCGCCCTGAAGAAGTCACTGAGATGACTCGCTCCGTGCGTGGCGACGTAATTTCTTCTACTTTTGACGAGGCGGCGACACGTCACGTACAGGTGGCAGAAATGGTAATTGAGCGTGCTAAGCGTTTGGTAGAAGCACGCAAAGATGTGGTGATCTTACTGGATTCCATCACGCGGCTGGCGCGGGCATATAACTCGGTGCAGCCGTCATCCGGACGAGTGCTGTCAGGCGGAGTGGATGCACAAGCATTGCAACGACCAAAGCGATTTTTTGGCGCCGCGCGCAATATTGAAGAAGGAGGATCGCTCACCATTATCGCCACGGCGCTGGTAGAAACTGGATCCAAAATGGATGAGGTAATCTATGAAGAGTTCAAGGGTACCGGCAATATGGAAATTCATTTGGATCGCCGTATTGCTGAAAAGCGGGTATACCCGGCGTTGCAAATCGCTCGCTCCAGTACTCGCCGCGAAGAATTACTATTAGATTCAGAGGTTCTCAAAAATGTTTGGGTATTACGCAAAGCGTTGGCGACTATGGATGATGATAAAGCTTGCGAGTTTTTGTTGGACCGTATGCGTCAGACCAAAACAAACGAAGAATTTTTCAATTTAATGAAGCGTGGCATCTAG